A window of the Hordeum vulgare subsp. vulgare chromosome 5H, MorexV3_pseudomolecules_assembly, whole genome shotgun sequence genome harbors these coding sequences:
- the LOC123395231 gene encoding ABC transporter G family member 3 isoform X1: MEAMSSDQYRSSSSSAGSPSAPTTGGGGGRRYYFPRPGRPVSFEDSPDWGDDITVDAAGSSSSIHLASASAASSAYPSPSPSPSLPGPSASGSGFRERKVAGAALVWKELSVSVRGGRRPGRVVRGSSGYALPGTLTVVMGPARSGKSTLLRAIAGRLRGAERMYGEVFVNGVKSPLPYGSYGYVDRDDVLIESLTVREMLYYSALLQLPGVFSSKKSFVEDAIAAMSLGDYADKLIGGHCFTKRLPTGERRRVSIARELVMRPHVLFIDEPLYHLDSVSALLLMVTLKKLASTGCTVIFTMYQSSTEVFGLFDRICLLSNGNTLFFGETLSCLQHFSNAGFPCPIMQSPSDHFLRAINTDFDRIIAMCKNLQDDQGDFSSVSMDTAVAIRTLEATYKSSAESAAVESMIAKLIDKEGPCLKSKGRASDAARIGILTWRSLLIMSRDWKYFWSRLVLYMLLALSIGTIFIDIGHSLSSVVVRISAIFVFVSFLILLSVCGVPAHIDEIKIYSHEDSNRHSGTLVFLLGHFLSSIPFLFLVSISSSLVFYFLIGLRNEFSFLMYFIITIFMCLLANEALMMIVAYMWLETYKCTLTLICLYVIMMVVAGYFRIREAIPSPVWNYPLSYISFHTYAVQGLVENEYVGTSFAVGATRTIPGVQAVRGSYGISSSTGAKWRNLLILFLMAIGYRVVLYVLLRLDVRRHVRFGKRPCWPSIHTSAAPK, encoded by the exons ATGGAGGCCATGTCGTCGGACCAGTACCGCTCGAGCTCCTCCTCGGCGGGGAGCCCGTCCGCGCCGAccaccggcggcggcgggggccggcGCTACTACTTCCCGAGGCCGGGCCGGCCCGTCTCCTTCGAGGACTCGCCGGACTGGGGGGACGACATCACCGTCGACGCcgccggctcctcctcctccatccacctcgcctccgcctccgccgccagCAGCGCCTACCCGTCCCCGTCCCCGTCCCCGTCCCTCCCGGGTCCCTCCGCGTCCGGCTCCGGATTCAGGGAGCGCAAGGTGGCCGGCGCCGCGCTCGTATGGAAGGAGCTCAGCGTCTCCGTCCGGGGCGGCCGCCGCCCCGGCCGCGTCGTCAGGGGTTCCAGCGGCTacgcccttcccggcaccctcacCGTCGTCATGGGCCCCGCCCGCTCCGGCAAATCCACCCTCCTCCGAGCCATCGCAG GGAGGCTGCGCGGCGCCGAGCGGATGTACGGCGAGGTCTTCGTCAATGGGGTCAAGTCACCATTACCATATGGATCATAT GGGTATGTTGACCGGGACGATGTGCTAATCGAATCTCTCACAGTACGGGAGATGCTGTACTACTCGGCGCTCTTGCAGCTGCCCGGCGTCTTCTCCTCAAAGAAGTCATTTGTGGAAGATGCTATCGCGGCCATGTCGTTAGGTGACTATGCTGACAAACTCATTGGTGGACACTGCTTCACGAAGAGGCTTCCGACTGGCGAGAGGAGGCGGGTCAGCATCGCGAGGGAGCTTGTGATGAGGCCACATGTTTTGTTCATCGATGAGCCTCTGTATCACCTTGACAG TGTTTCTGCACTCCTCTTGATGGTAACTCTGAAGAAACTTGCAAGCACAGGGTGCACCGTCATCTTCACAATGTATCAAAGCAGCACGGAGGTTTTTGGACTTTTCGATCGGATTTGCTTGCTTTCAAATGGGAATACCCTCTTCTTTGGGGAAACATTGTCTTGCCTGCAG CATTTCTCAAATGCTGGGTTTCCATGTCCAATCATGCAAAGTCCGTCTGATCACTTCTTGAGGGCAATCAATACAGACTTCGACAGAATCATAGCCATGTGCAAAAATCTGCAG GATGATCAAGGGGATTTCTCATCAGTGAGCATGGACACTGCTGTGGCAATCCGGACACTAGAAGCAACATACAAATCATCGGCTGAATCTGCTGCTGTTGAATCGATGATTGCAAAATTGATTGACAAG GAGGGTCCTTGCTTGAAAAGTAAAGGCAGAGCCAGTGATGCAGCAAGAATTGGGATTCTTACCTGGAGATCATTGCTAATTATGTCAAGAGACTGGAAGTACTTCTGGAGTAGACTTGTTTTGTATATGCTTCTTGCTCTCTCAATCGGCACAATATTTATTGACATTGGACATTCACTGTCATCTGTAGTG GTTAGGATTTCTGCGATATTTGTGTTTGTTTCATTTCTCATCCTTCTGAGTGTTTGTGGAGTACCTGCTCATATTGATGAAATCAAG ATATATTCCCATGAGGATTCAAATCGGCATTCCGGGACATTGGTTTTCCTACTAGGCCACTTCCTATCCAGCATCCCCTTCCTATTTCTGGTGTCCATTTCGTCGTCGTTGGTTTTCTACTTCCTGATAGGCCTCAGGAATGAGTTCAGCTTCCTTATGTACTTTATAATCACCATCTTTATGTGCCTGTTGGCAAACGAAGCGCTTATGATGATTGTTGCGTACATGTGGCTTGAGACTTATAAGTGCACCTTAACCCTGATCTGCTTATAT GTTATCATGATGGTGGTGGCCGGGTATTTTCGAATCCGGGAAGCGATACCATCTCCTGTGTGGAACTATCCTCTGTCCTATATTTCGTTCCACACATATGCCGTCCAG GGCTTGGTCGAGAACGAGTATGTCGGTACATCATTTGCAGTCGGGGCCACGAGGACGATACCCggcgtgcaggctgttcgaggctCGTATGGCATATCATCGTCGACAGGTGCCAAGTGGAGGAATCTCCTCATTTTGTTCCTGATGGCGATCGGCTACCGGGTCGTCTTGTACGTTTTGCTTCGTCTAGATGTGAGGAGACATGTGAGGTTTGGCAAGCGCCCCTGCTGGCCCAGCATCCACACTAGTGCAGCTCCAAAGTGA
- the LOC123395231 gene encoding ABC transporter G family member 3 isoform X2 — MEGAQRLRPGRPPPRPRRQGFQRLRPSRHPHRRHGPRPLRQIHPPPSHRREAARRRADVRRGLRQWGQVTITIWIILREMLYYSALLQLPGVFSSKKSFVEDAIAAMSLGDYADKLIGGHCFTKRLPTGERRRVSIARELVMRPHVLFIDEPLYHLDSVSALLLMVTLKKLASTGCTVIFTMYQSSTEVFGLFDRICLLSNGNTLFFGETLSCLQHFSNAGFPCPIMQSPSDHFLRAINTDFDRIIAMCKNLQDDQGDFSSVSMDTAVAIRTLEATYKSSAESAAVESMIAKLIDKEGPCLKSKGRASDAARIGILTWRSLLIMSRDWKYFWSRLVLYMLLALSIGTIFIDIGHSLSSVVVRISAIFVFVSFLILLSVCGVPAHIDEIKIYSHEDSNRHSGTLVFLLGHFLSSIPFLFLVSISSSLVFYFLIGLRNEFSFLMYFIITIFMCLLANEALMMIVAYMWLETYKCTLTLICLYVIMMVVAGYFRIREAIPSPVWNYPLSYISFHTYAVQGLVENEYVGTSFAVGATRTIPGVQAVRGSYGISSSTGAKWRNLLILFLMAIGYRVVLYVLLRLDVRRHVRFGKRPCWPSIHTSAAPK, encoded by the exons ATGGAAGGAGCTCAGCGTCTCCGTCCGGGGCGGCCGCCGCCCCGGCCGCGTCGTCAGGGGTTCCAGCGGCTacgcccttcccggcaccctcacCGTCGTCATGGGCCCCGCCCGCTCCGGCAAATCCACCCTCCTCCGAGCCATCGCAG GGAGGCTGCGCGGCGCCGAGCGGATGTACGGCGAGGTCTTCGTCAATGGGGTCAAGTCACCATTACCATATGGATCATAT TACGGGAGATGCTGTACTACTCGGCGCTCTTGCAGCTGCCCGGCGTCTTCTCCTCAAAGAAGTCATTTGTGGAAGATGCTATCGCGGCCATGTCGTTAGGTGACTATGCTGACAAACTCATTGGTGGACACTGCTTCACGAAGAGGCTTCCGACTGGCGAGAGGAGGCGGGTCAGCATCGCGAGGGAGCTTGTGATGAGGCCACATGTTTTGTTCATCGATGAGCCTCTGTATCACCTTGACAG TGTTTCTGCACTCCTCTTGATGGTAACTCTGAAGAAACTTGCAAGCACAGGGTGCACCGTCATCTTCACAATGTATCAAAGCAGCACGGAGGTTTTTGGACTTTTCGATCGGATTTGCTTGCTTTCAAATGGGAATACCCTCTTCTTTGGGGAAACATTGTCTTGCCTGCAG CATTTCTCAAATGCTGGGTTTCCATGTCCAATCATGCAAAGTCCGTCTGATCACTTCTTGAGGGCAATCAATACAGACTTCGACAGAATCATAGCCATGTGCAAAAATCTGCAG GATGATCAAGGGGATTTCTCATCAGTGAGCATGGACACTGCTGTGGCAATCCGGACACTAGAAGCAACATACAAATCATCGGCTGAATCTGCTGCTGTTGAATCGATGATTGCAAAATTGATTGACAAG GAGGGTCCTTGCTTGAAAAGTAAAGGCAGAGCCAGTGATGCAGCAAGAATTGGGATTCTTACCTGGAGATCATTGCTAATTATGTCAAGAGACTGGAAGTACTTCTGGAGTAGACTTGTTTTGTATATGCTTCTTGCTCTCTCAATCGGCACAATATTTATTGACATTGGACATTCACTGTCATCTGTAGTG GTTAGGATTTCTGCGATATTTGTGTTTGTTTCATTTCTCATCCTTCTGAGTGTTTGTGGAGTACCTGCTCATATTGATGAAATCAAG ATATATTCCCATGAGGATTCAAATCGGCATTCCGGGACATTGGTTTTCCTACTAGGCCACTTCCTATCCAGCATCCCCTTCCTATTTCTGGTGTCCATTTCGTCGTCGTTGGTTTTCTACTTCCTGATAGGCCTCAGGAATGAGTTCAGCTTCCTTATGTACTTTATAATCACCATCTTTATGTGCCTGTTGGCAAACGAAGCGCTTATGATGATTGTTGCGTACATGTGGCTTGAGACTTATAAGTGCACCTTAACCCTGATCTGCTTATAT GTTATCATGATGGTGGTGGCCGGGTATTTTCGAATCCGGGAAGCGATACCATCTCCTGTGTGGAACTATCCTCTGTCCTATATTTCGTTCCACACATATGCCGTCCAG GGCTTGGTCGAGAACGAGTATGTCGGTACATCATTTGCAGTCGGGGCCACGAGGACGATACCCggcgtgcaggctgttcgaggctCGTATGGCATATCATCGTCGACAGGTGCCAAGTGGAGGAATCTCCTCATTTTGTTCCTGATGGCGATCGGCTACCGGGTCGTCTTGTACGTTTTGCTTCGTCTAGATGTGAGGAGACATGTGAGGTTTGGCAAGCGCCCCTGCTGGCCCAGCATCCACACTAGTGCAGCTCCAAAGTGA